In Bacteroidales bacterium, the sequence CTCAACAAGGTTTACAGTCCTTATATCTGAGGATGAAGGTGTAAAAGTTAATAGAAACCGCCTTGGTACGATTAAGTATGCCGGGTGGTGTGGGGGGACAGCGGCGTGAGCCGCTTCCTACCCGATTTTTTCTTTTTTGGCGGAATGAACTATTTACTCAGGGACCAATTCCAATCATACAATAATAATCTGCTGGGCATTATAGAAGCTGCTATTGATTATAAATATTATATCATAGATTTTGGACAAACAGCCGAAATTGCAAAAACCAGGCTTGGTGGAGCAATGAGCGAAAGAAAAATGTTTTTATATCATAAAAATCCCGTGATTTTCGGATTGCTCAAACTATTCAAGAATCTAATGTCTTACTCGAAAACGAATGAAAAATGTCACGTTTTTAAAATTGAAAATTGATTCACAATTAAAAAAGACGCAGTGAAAGTATTATTTATCCGGCCGAAACCTTCACCTGACACCATAGGCTTACAGCATCTGATGATTGTTGAACCTTTGGAACTCGAAATATTAGCAACTCTTATCAAAGGGGAGCATGAGGTACGAATTGTTGACATGATACTCGAAGAAAGAAATATAAATTATTTCATTAACGACTTCAACCCTGATGCTATATGTGTTACCGGCTATATCACCCACATTCCGGTTATTATCCAATATTGTATAGCAGCAAAACTGATTAAAAAGAATATCATTACAATTGTGGGTGGTGTGCATGTTGAAAAATTCCCGGAAGATATTAATCATGAAGCTATTGATTATCGAGTGGTTAGAAATGCTACAAGATCATTTCCACAACTTTTTGATTTCCTTACCGGGAAATCGCATTTCCCCCCAGGAATATTGAAAACTGATGAGTTACTAGACGAAGACAACCTTCCTGAATATGATTTTTATAACCCTGTGCCAGAGCGCACCCTCACTGAGAAGTACAGGAGCAAATATTTTTATGTTTTTCATAACAAAGTGGCTTTAATTAAAGCATCGTTTGGCTGCCCCTATCATTGTAAATTTTGCTTCTGTAGGGTAATAACCGGAGATAAATACTATGCACGCCCGCTGAATGAGGTAATGGATGAAATATCCTCCATTAGAGAAAAGGAGATCTATATTGTAGATGATGATTTTCTGATCAGTGTAAGCCGCACTAAAGAATTGATCAGATTATTAAAAGAACGGGGGATTAAAAAAAAATATCTTGTGTATGGAAGAGCTGATTTTATCGCGGCAAATCATGAGCTGATAAAAGAATTTAAAGAGGTTGGCTTAAGAACAGTAATCGTAGGGCTCGAATCGTTTGAAGATATTGAACTAAATGACTTTAACAAACAAACTAACAGCAATACGAACAAGCTGGCTATGGCCGTATTGAATAAATACAAGGTCGATTGTTATGCTGCCGTTATTATTTCACCTTCATGGAGTTTGAGTGATTTCAGAAAAGCAGGTGATATCATGATTGGCCTGGGAATAAAGTTTGTAAACCTTCAACCATTAACTCCTTTAAAGGGCACCGGCTTGATAGTGAATGAAGAAGATCTGGTTATCAATAGAAGCGACTTTGCAAAATGGGACCTCGCCCATGTGACTATTCGTCCTGAACAAATGAGTCTTGAAGATTTCTACAAAAACATCCTTAACCTTTATGTTCGAATTGTACTAAACCCGAAAAACCTTATCAGCCATTTGAAGTATCCGCTTCATATGCAGTTAAAAATGGCAAGAGGAATGAACAAGGTAAAAAAGCAATACAAAATAAAAATTATGGAGTTTATGGAAAATGCCTAAGGTCATTTTAATACAATCATCTCAATATCTCTCTAATGGGGATCTTGTGAAGCAGAAGAAACTGTACCTGCCGGGATTGGTATTTCCCCTTTTGGCTGCAATGGCTCCAAAATACTGGGATGTAGAAGTAAGACTGGAAGTTATTGAGGATATAAACTTCGATACTGATGCTGATATAATAGGTATTGGTGCAATGGGACACGCAATTTTCAGGGCGTTCGACCTTGCCGGGGAATTTAAAAAAAGAGGAAAGATTGTTTTTATGGGAGGTTACATGGCCTCGATGATCCCGGAGCTTGCATTGAAATTCGCTGATAGTATTGTTATCGGAGATGCAGAAATTTCTTTCCCGAAGCTGTTATCAGACTTTGAAAAGTTTGGTTGTCTGCAACGCATTTATGATAATCCTGTTCAAGACCTTCATAATTTACCATTGCCAAGATACGAACTGCTTGCCGAAAAAAGGATTGGCGACATGCTGCCGGTACAAGCGGGAAGGGGTTGTAATCATACCTGCAGCTTTTGTTCTATTGCTTGTTTATATAAAGGACGTCATCTGGTAAGGCCTGTTGATGAGGTAATCAGGGATATTGAAAAGATTAAAAGTCTTGGATATCATAAGTTTTATATGATTGACGACAACATCGTAAGCAACCCTGCTTACCTTGAGGAACTATGCAGAAAGATACTCCCTTTAAAAATGAAGTGGTCGAGCCAATGCACAATGAATCTTGCCAGGAATGAGTCTTTATTGAAACTGGTTGCCCGATCGGGGTGTGAAATCCTTAGCCTTGGATTAGAAAGTATTTCGCAGGAAGGGTTGGATAAACTGAATAAAAAGTGGCTCAAAGTTGATGACCACCAACAGTTAATGGCAGCTTTCAATAAGGCAGGGATCATGGTAAGTGCGGAAATGATTATCGGTACAGATGGTGATACCACGGAATCATTAAACGCAACTTATGATTTTATTCGAAAGTGTAAAATTCCATTGTTGCGAATTTATTTTTTAACTCCGGTTCCTACAACACAGCTCTATATTGAACTTAAGGCAGCAGGTCGTTTAATACATGAGAATTTCGATCATTATACGGCTTCGGAATGTGTTCATTATCCGGAAAAGATGTCACCGGAACA encodes:
- a CDS encoding cobalamin-dependent protein (Presence of a B(12) (cobalamin)-binding domain implies dependence on cobalamin itself, in one of its several forms, or in some unusual lineages, dependence on a cobalamin-like analog.), which produces MKVLFIRPKPSPDTIGLQHLMIVEPLELEILATLIKGEHEVRIVDMILEERNINYFINDFNPDAICVTGYITHIPVIIQYCIAAKLIKKNIITIVGGVHVEKFPEDINHEAIDYRVVRNATRSFPQLFDFLTGKSHFPPGILKTDELLDEDNLPEYDFYNPVPERTLTEKYRSKYFYVFHNKVALIKASFGCPYHCKFCFCRVITGDKYYARPLNEVMDEISSIREKEIYIVDDDFLISVSRTKELIRLLKERGIKKKYLVYGRADFIAANHELIKEFKEVGLRTVIVGLESFEDIELNDFNKQTNSNTNKLAMAVLNKYKVDCYAAVIISPSWSLSDFRKAGDIMIGLGIKFVNLQPLTPLKGTGLIVNEEDLVINRSDFAKWDLAHVTIRPEQMSLEDFYKNILNLYVRIVLNPKNLISHLKYPLHMQLKMARGMNKVKKQYKIKIMEFMENA
- a CDS encoding B12-binding domain-containing radical SAM protein; translation: MKQKKLYLPGLVFPLLAAMAPKYWDVEVRLEVIEDINFDTDADIIGIGAMGHAIFRAFDLAGEFKKRGKIVFMGGYMASMIPELALKFADSIVIGDAEISFPKLLSDFEKFGCLQRIYDNPVQDLHNLPLPRYELLAEKRIGDMLPVQAGRGCNHTCSFCSIACLYKGRHLVRPVDEVIRDIEKIKSLGYHKFYMIDDNIVSNPAYLEELCRKILPLKMKWSSQCTMNLARNESLLKLVARSGCEILSLGLESISQEGLDKLNKKWLKVDDHQQLMAAFNKAGIMVSAEMIIGTDGDTTESLNATYDFIRKCKIPLLRIYFLTPVPTTQLYIELKAAGRLIHENFDHYTASECVHYPEKMSPEQLTEMYHWLNGKIFSLHGIISRTLLNKQILKYPLKHIFAFAVNLHYRSYVKRGETPLIV